The genome window GGGTTTCCCTCCTGTTATGACTTCTTGATCGGTGTGGCTGCCCCGCCCGCCGGATCGTCGCGAACCACCACGCGGTCCGCGAAGGACAGATCAATGAACCGAACCGTCGCGATGTCGGATTGCAGTGCTTCCAGAACCATTTTGAAATTGCCGAAGCCTTCCGCCAGCCGGTCCACCGCCATGCGCACCGTCACCTCGCGGGTGCCGGACGTGAACATCAGATGATGCGGTTCGGTGAACCGCACCGCGTTGAACGGGCGTTCGCGGAACGCCTCCAGTTGATTGAGCGAGTTCATCGCCTGCAAACCGGGGACGACCCAGTCGATGTGCACCGGTTTGCCCAGCTCCACACGGTCGAGAGCGCCCGCCTGGATCAGCGGCAGGGCGTCGTAGCCGCCGGAATCGAGGGCGATGAGAACGCCGTAGTGATCCATCAGGTACACCCGCTCCAGTTGCAGGCGCGCGTACGGCACGCGTTCCTGCAAATGGATATGCAGGCTCTGCGGCAGCTTGCGGATCACCGACACATCCTGCACCCAGTTGTCGCTTCGGATGGGCGTCAGCACGTTTTCGAGATCGACATGAAAGAT of Nitrospina watsonii contains these proteins:
- a CDS encoding cell division protein FtsQ/DivIB, with protein sequence MVDYTSTSPRNRSSGWKQAHTQRSKRQKTKAVRYRTSPKREVNVQTVLRIGLDWGAKCVLAAVLVYGLFHGYLFFTTAPQFNISRVTFHGNKTVSAENLYAVAAPVFGENIFHVDLENVLTPIRSDNWVQDVSVIRKLPQSLHIHLQERVPYARLQLERVYLMDHYGVLIALDSGGYDALPLIQAGALDRVELGKPVHIDWVVPGLQAMNSLNQLEAFRERPFNAVRFTEPHHLMFTSGTREVTVRMAVDRLAEGFGNFKMVLEALQSDIATVRFIDLSFADRVVVRDDPAGGAATPIKKS